The following coding sequences lie in one Komagataeibacter sucrofermentans DSM 15973 genomic window:
- a CDS encoding ParB/RepB/Spo0J family partition protein, whose amino-acid sequence MATRRKTKAPSPILGVAAGLIDDASNSFVRQDGKFRHTFEVPLTEVTPDPDQPRKHFDDESIAALAETMVAEGQLQPILVRRITGSPSNKRWVIVAGERRWRAAQHAGWSNMLAIEHDGDAEVAALIENLQRVDLNPLEEATGIQRLIEKRGWNQSQASEVLGKSRGEISSILKILTLPAEILEELTSERGVARNTLVELARVPDPVRQQELIEQARTGQLTVKAIRLGRADLERTDSAPTRKPSGFTFTSVDRMAQRLSEVRAQQLPLNSEDRERLRRLRAEIDQVLGDENT is encoded by the coding sequence ATGGCGACCCGACGCAAAACAAAAGCCCCGTCTCCTATTCTTGGCGTAGCTGCTGGTCTTATTGACGACGCCAGCAACAGTTTCGTTCGTCAGGATGGCAAGTTTCGACATACGTTCGAAGTTCCTTTGACAGAAGTCACGCCAGATCCGGACCAGCCACGCAAACATTTCGACGATGAGAGTATCGCTGCACTGGCCGAAACAATGGTCGCTGAAGGGCAACTTCAGCCTATTCTTGTACGTCGTATCACGGGCTCACCATCCAACAAACGGTGGGTCATAGTTGCAGGCGAACGCCGTTGGCGGGCCGCACAACATGCAGGCTGGTCCAACATGCTCGCAATTGAGCACGATGGAGATGCTGAAGTCGCAGCGCTCATTGAAAACCTTCAGAGAGTAGACCTAAACCCTCTTGAAGAAGCGACGGGTATTCAGCGACTGATTGAAAAAAGAGGCTGGAACCAGAGCCAGGCAAGCGAAGTTCTTGGAAAAAGTCGTGGCGAAATCAGTTCCATTTTGAAGATCCTGACGTTACCAGCCGAAATCCTTGAGGAGTTGACGTCAGAACGGGGTGTGGCACGAAATACCCTGGTGGAACTCGCACGAGTTCCCGATCCTGTGAGACAGCAGGAACTCATTGAACAGGCCAGAACCGGACAACTCACGGTGAAAGCTATTCGACTGGGCCGCGCTGATCTTGAACGGACAGACTCAGCACCGACCCGCAAACCGTCCGGCTTTACATTTACATCCGTTGACAGGATGGCTCAGCGTCTAAGTGAAGTCCGTGCCCAACAACTCCCCCTTAATTCGGAAGACCGTGAACGCTTGCGAAGGCTCCGGGCCGAGATTGATCAGGTACTTGGTGATGAAAATACGTAA
- a CDS encoding ParA family protein yields the protein MNGQTFRNSRLTLRLSQADIKDELNRRLGRSYDKPKISRWENDKEPIPDDVAEVIRNMAGAVQDSARILVMANQKGGVGKTTSSLNLAYALSSLGGRVLLIDMDPQATATAGILAGASVELYHQGKTTAHLILGGKPLSEIVVAAGTLPDGRELPFDFIASHIDLAETDGRREPGFDAALREAIDPVREDYDWIVIDAPPNLGMLTWMSLAAADDAIVPVRTEPYDTMGVGLIIGTIGKIQRRLNPGLRLLGILPTQYNARKSVDREVLQHLCSMMKDRAPVLEPVPSSAVYGHAARAGRIALESSPTAAATAPYLKLARALQTKTDLPLAEIEQPEGNA from the coding sequence GTGAACGGTCAAACATTTCGAAATAGTCGACTGACCTTGCGATTAAGTCAGGCCGACATCAAAGATGAACTCAACCGTAGACTTGGCCGAAGCTATGATAAACCCAAAATCAGCCGCTGGGAAAACGATAAAGAACCGATCCCGGATGATGTGGCCGAGGTGATACGTAATATGGCTGGGGCAGTTCAAGATTCTGCAAGAATACTCGTAATGGCAAATCAAAAGGGTGGCGTTGGGAAAACAACGTCTTCGCTCAATCTCGCATATGCATTGTCATCACTGGGAGGACGCGTTCTTCTCATTGACATGGATCCCCAGGCCACAGCTACGGCCGGGATACTCGCAGGTGCCAGTGTTGAACTTTATCATCAGGGCAAAACAACCGCCCACCTCATTCTTGGCGGAAAACCTCTTTCTGAAATCGTAGTTGCCGCAGGTACGCTACCAGACGGGCGTGAACTACCCTTTGATTTTATCGCCAGCCATATTGACCTAGCCGAAACGGACGGCCGGAGAGAGCCCGGCTTTGACGCCGCGCTACGGGAAGCCATTGATCCTGTCCGTGAAGACTACGACTGGATCGTGATCGATGCACCTCCCAATCTCGGCATGCTTACATGGATGAGCCTTGCTGCTGCCGATGATGCAATCGTCCCTGTGAGAACCGAGCCTTACGATACGATGGGCGTTGGCCTGATTATCGGCACGATCGGTAAAATCCAACGTCGTCTGAATCCAGGGCTTCGGCTCCTTGGTATTCTACCGACCCAATATAACGCACGCAAATCGGTGGACCGCGAAGTCCTACAACATTTATGTTCCATGATGAAAGACCGTGCGCCAGTTCTGGAACCCGTGCCTTCAAGCGCTGTGTATGGTCATGCTGCACGCGCAGGCCGGATTGCACTGGAGTCCTCTCCTACAGCAGCTGCAACGGCGCCATACCTTAAGCTGGCACGAGCACTCCAAACAAAGACAGACCTTCCTCTTGCAGAAATCGAACAGCCTGAAGGTAATGCGTAA